The sequence AGGGGTTGTCCACGTCATCCACGAAGGCGTGCGGATGGAAGGGCCAGGCAAAGCTCGTGGACTGCACGGACTGGCGCGACGTGCGGCCGGAGTCCGACTCGATGCGGTATCCCAGCTTCTGCTTCACGCGGTGCATCAGGTGGAGCGCCCGGTCCGCCTTCTCGCTCCGGCCCGCTTCCAGCACCAGCACCTGGAGCCCGGCCTCCGTCAGCTGCTTGGCGGCCCAACCGCCACAGGCCCCGGAACCCACCACCACTGCGTCATAGACCGTCTTCGACGTCTTCATGGCCTGCTCACCCGGACGGTCTTTCTGCCGCCGCTGCTAAAGTTCGCCTAAACTGTAAACCAGGGGCCCGTTGGTGCCTATAGGGTCTAAGTGCCTGGAGGGTGCCAACACAAGCCCGGGGCGGTGGCTTCCGCCTCTGGTAGAGGTCGCTTGCTGTCGGAGAGGGGCGGACATGGCTGGGCTCTTGAAGCGGATCCGGTGGGGGCGGGTGCTGGGCGTGCTGGTGCTGCCCGTCCTGGTGGCGGCGCTGGCGCTGGCCGGCCGCGCGGCGTGGCGTTCCGAGCAGTACTTCCACTACCCGAAGCCGGCGGCGGTGCTGCCCGCGGACTTCGCCTCCGCGCGCGAGGTGACGCTGCGCACGGACGACGGGGTGGAGCTGCGCGGCTGGTACGTGCCTTCACGGAACAAGGCGGCGTGGGTGCTGGCGCACGGCCTGTCGCAGACGCGCATGGACCTGCTGCCCGAGGCCCGGGTGCTGCGCGACGCGGGCTATGGGGTGCTGCTGTTCGACCTGCGCGCGCATGGGCAGAGCGGCGGCGAGACGTCCACCTGGGGCGACAAGGAGCGCCAGGATGTGCGCGCGGCGCTGGCGTACGTGCGGGCGCAGCCGGACGTGGACCCTGCTCGCGTGGGACTGCTGGGGTTCTCCATCGGGTCCGCGGCGGCGGCGGAGGTGGCGGCGAAGGACCCGCGGGTCGCGGCGGTGGTGCTGCTGTCGCCGTTCAACACGCTGTGGCTGGCGGCGGCGTATGACTTCCGGCGCTTTGGCGTGGTGACGCAGACGGGGGCGCTGATTCCGTTCTGGCGCCGGGGCATCGCGCTGGACGAGGTGCGGACCCTCGACGCGGTGGACCGCATCCAGCCCCGGCCCCTGTTCATCGTCGCGGGGACGGAGGAGTCCGGGCAGCCGCTGCTGGACGAGCTGTTCGCCCACGTCGCGCCGTATGCCCAGACGTGGCGCATCCCCGGCGCGTCGCATGGCAACTTCGCCGCGACCGCGCCCGAGGAGTATCCGCGCCGGCTGCGGGAGTTCGCGGATGCGGCGTTGAAGCCCGTGGCGGGAGTGCCCGCCGAGGTGGAGAAGCCCGCGGCGCCGGCCGGGGAGACGAAGAAGGCTCCGGCGAAGAAGCCTTCTCGGCGGACGAAGGCGGGCGCCCGCTAGGTCCGCGCTACGCCTGCGCGGGCGGTGCGGCGGCTTCGAGCTTCGCGAGCTGATCCAGGTACATGCGGCCCTTCACCGGATCCGTCATGTAGAGGAACGCCGCCATGCCCTTGAGCTGATCGAGCGACTCGCCCTCGCGGCCGGGCTTGCCCTTCTGGCGGTTGTGGATGGCGGCTCGCAGGCGGCGCACCACGTCTCGCGGAACCCGGGCGGCGGGCGTGCCTTCCTTCGCCTCGTTCACCACGAGCCCCGTGACGCGCTGACGGCTGCCCTTGCGGGCGACTCGCGTCTTGTCCGGGTGGACCGTGAAGCCTTCGGCCTCCACGATGTCCTTCACCCGCGCGAGCAGCACCGCCACCGGGGCTCCCTGCGCTCGGCGCGCCTTGGGGGCCTTCGCCTTCGTCCAGGAGAAGGTCAGGTCATCCGCGTAGCGCGTGTACGTGAAGCCCAGCTTGCGCGACAGCGCGGAGAGCCGCTTGTCCAGGCGCAGGCACAGCGCGTTGGTGATGCCCGGTGAGGTGGGCGCGCCCTGCGGGAGGGCGCGCGGCCCCTTCGCCACGTGCAGCGTCTTGCCCCGGAAGGACATCCGCTCGCGGGGCGCTTCCGTGGACATCAGCGCCAGCAGCGTGGAGGTGTTCTCCGGCAGGCCGCCCTTGCGCAGGAGGCCCTTCACGCGGCGCCACGTCACCGACGGGAAGAAGTCCTTCAGGTCCACCTTCACCACCACGTCCGCGCCCCGGTGCGCCAGCGCGTTGGTGAGGATGGAGCGCCCCGCCACGAAGCCGTGCGCCGCGCCGTGCACCGGCAGCCGCTCCACGACGTTGGACAGCACCCAGCGCTGCGCCTGCTTCAGCTCCGGCTTGGGCGACGTGATGGTGCGCTCGCCGCCCGTGCGCTTGGGGATGCTCCACGTGACGTAGTTGGAGCCCGCGTCCACGTCGCGGTGGAACGCGAAGCCGCGCAGCTTGGACACGCTCAGGCCCAGCGCCTTCGCCAGCTCCTCCGCGTTGTTCAGCGAGGGCAGGCCGTTCTGGCGCGCGCGCTCCTCGCGGTGCTCCAGGTCGAACTTGTCCGGCGTGCCGGCTTCGTTCCAGTAGATGCCCACGCCCAGGTGGTTCACGTGCGTGGCCTTCCACGCGTCGTGGGCCTGGCGCTCCAGCGCGCGGCGCTCCACGGCCTCGGCCTTCTTCTTCGCCTTCCAGGCCGTCTTCTCCTTCTCCTTCAGCGAGGAGAAGTCGACCTCGCCCGCGAGCGCGCCCCGGGCTTCGAGCTGCGCCTGCACCCAGGCTTCGGCGCCGCCGGCCTCGGTGATGGCCTTCCAGCGCGTGAGGAGGGCGTCGTGCGCGGCCCTGGCGGCCTCGCGCTTCGCGGCGGTGTTGGGGGCGGCAGCGGGCGTGGTTTCAGCAACGGCCTGCGGCGGGGCGGCGGGGACGAACGACTCCAGCTTGGCGGTCATCGAGATACCTTCGACGGGCGCGGCGGCTCAGGGAGGGGCGACGGAGACGAATCCGAGCGGTCGAGGGAGGCCAGGAAGGCACCACCAGCTCACCTGGGGCACGGTAGCCTCACCGGCTCTCCCCTCCCGAGCACTACGGTCGGGGTGGGAAAACGGCGGTTGCGTCGTTGGTTCCGCTTCCCGCCCCGACCGTAGTGCTCGGGAGGGAGAGAGCCAAGAACAGGCTACCTTGCGGAGAGTGTCCAGCATTTCAACCAGAACGGCGCAGCGCCGTTCCTACGCTCGAGGCGTTGAGGCTGATGCGGTCCAGACCTCTCTCGACCACTCGCTATTCGATTTTCGTCCGGCGCCACCATCCTTCCGGCCGCCCCGTCGGCGGCCGGGCCGTTGAGTGAGTGTTTACACCAGAGTCGAGGCCGCGTCGATGTAGCCGTCCGCGGTTAGTTTCTCCAGACGGCTGAAGTACGCCGTCCGGGCTTCCGTGTCCGTGTCGAACCACAGGCGCTGGTGACGTGAATCTCCCAGGCGGGGGCCCCACGTGAGGGCCACCACCTTGCCGTCCAGCGACACGCGATACACCTGCTCCAGGCCCGTGGCCGGGTCGCGGCGCACGTACGCGCGAGTCTCCGCGCGGATGAGCTTGCGGCCCTCGGGCGTCTGGCGCAGCGCCTCTTCCTCGGCGCGGCGGCGCGCGTAGGCCAGGCGCAGCGCGAGCATGTGCTCACACGGCCCTTCGCGCATCCCGGAGCGGCGGAAGTGCGGGCAGCCGCAAGCCGCGTCCTTCACGCGGCCTTCCAGGTCCATGGTGAAGCTGGGGAAGAAGCTGCGGACGGCCTCGCGGTCCACCACTTCGCCCTGGATGCGGGTGCCTTCGCCGACGAGGTCGTGCACCTGCGTGAGCTTCACTTCGCCAGAACCCGGGCCGCCGTCGCCCAGCAGGCGGTGGGCTCGGGCCTCGCGCTCGTTGCCGTAGCGCAGCGCGGCCTCGTCCACCGGGGTGGGCATCAGCTCGCGCGGGCGGTAGGTGCCGCGGGCCACGTCGAAGAGGACGCGGCCGCGCAGGCACTCGAGCTGGAGCGCGGCGCGCACCTGGTCCTTGGGGGCTCCCGCGTCCTTCGTCAGCACGTCGAAGGGGAGGGGGCCGTCCTTGCGCAGGCGGTTGCGCAGTTGCTCCGCCAGGCCTTCCGGCACGTCGCGCGGCATCAGCGCGTCAAAGGCGGCGGCGCTGGACCAGCCGCTCTCCGTCCAGCCGGTGAGCCCCAGCGTCAGCGTGGCCGCGCCCAGGTCGATGACCCAGAACACCGGCAGGCCCGGACCCAGGAGCTGCACGTGCGCGCTCTTCGCGTGGGGCAGCAGGCGCGCGAGCGCGGCGAGGCGCTGACGGCCGAAGGTGCGCACCACCGCGGGGGCCGCGCCGGTGTACACGCCGCCGTGGCACTCCAGCACCTGCTCCCAGGGCTCCAGCACCAGCCGGGGCGGGGCGCCGGGGACCAGCTCGAAGCGCAGCGCGCGGGGCGCCTGCTTGGAGCGGCGGGTGCGCAGCGCGAAGAGCAG comes from Corallococcus macrosporus and encodes:
- a CDS encoding alpha/beta hydrolase; this encodes MAGLLKRIRWGRVLGVLVLPVLVAALALAGRAAWRSEQYFHYPKPAAVLPADFASAREVTLRTDDGVELRGWYVPSRNKAAWVLAHGLSQTRMDLLPEARVLRDAGYGVLLFDLRAHGQSGGETSTWGDKERQDVRAALAYVRAQPDVDPARVGLLGFSIGSAAAAEVAAKDPRVAAVVLLSPFNTLWLAAAYDFRRFGVVTQTGALIPFWRRGIALDEVRTLDAVDRIQPRPLFIVAGTEESGQPLLDELFAHVAPYAQTWRIPGASHGNFAATAPEEYPRRLREFADAALKPVAGVPAEVEKPAAPAGETKKAPAKKPSRRTKAGAR
- a CDS encoding reverse transcriptase family protein, whose protein sequence is MTAKLESFVPAAPPQAVAETTPAAAPNTAAKREAARAAHDALLTRWKAITEAGGAEAWVQAQLEARGALAGEVDFSSLKEKEKTAWKAKKKAEAVERRALERQAHDAWKATHVNHLGVGIYWNEAGTPDKFDLEHREERARQNGLPSLNNAEELAKALGLSVSKLRGFAFHRDVDAGSNYVTWSIPKRTGGERTITSPKPELKQAQRWVLSNVVERLPVHGAAHGFVAGRSILTNALAHRGADVVVKVDLKDFFPSVTWRRVKGLLRKGGLPENTSTLLALMSTEAPRERMSFRGKTLHVAKGPRALPQGAPTSPGITNALCLRLDKRLSALSRKLGFTYTRYADDLTFSWTKAKAPKARRAQGAPVAVLLARVKDIVEAEGFTVHPDKTRVARKGSRQRVTGLVVNEAKEGTPAARVPRDVVRRLRAAIHNRQKGKPGREGESLDQLKGMAAFLYMTDPVKGRMYLDQLAKLEAAAPPAQA
- a CDS encoding SWIM zinc finger family protein — encoded protein: MSTATARHPVALSYAAQSDVVVTPDASRVQLALEGSRGTVGVSGQVKDPTLFRDALAAAFAVLSSDLRYRGRDRTAYLAYLMKQGKRASAQIWEAQKAFLDNALEGEEKKDAVLDPVLTVDPDQVSLEVFSRDESAYARLAFDNSLFDKRQAAHGSTFLDVPQDLPARLDRLRAYAPVMLEAHVAPTAKPAPATEACAPRTVEVPHAWLRGFLQVQSAATLPATTCSIAPIDLYNLLFALRTRRSKQAPRALRFELVPGAPPRLVLEPWEQVLECHGGVYTGAAPAVVRTFGRQRLAALARLLPHAKSAHVQLLGPGLPVFWVIDLGAATLTLGLTGWTESGWSSAAAFDALMPRDVPEGLAEQLRNRLRKDGPLPFDVLTKDAGAPKDQVRAALQLECLRGRVLFDVARGTYRPRELMPTPVDEAALRYGNEREARAHRLLGDGGPGSGEVKLTQVHDLVGEGTRIQGEVVDREAVRSFFPSFTMDLEGRVKDAACGCPHFRRSGMREGPCEHMLALRLAYARRRAEEEALRQTPEGRKLIRAETRAYVRRDPATGLEQVYRVSLDGKVVALTWGPRLGDSRHQRLWFDTDTEARTAYFSRLEKLTADGYIDAASTLV